The following nucleotide sequence is from Pedobacter sp. PACM 27299.
TGTGCTGCCCAGGCAGCAGTCAGTTCTTTAGCTTCAGCTAAAGGAATTTCATACATACTTTTGTTGTGTTTTTCCATGAGTTATTTTACTTTTTTGGTTTACAGGTCTTTTTTAGAACTTTTGGTTTTAAAATCTTAATCTAAAATAAAACATTCCTTGTTAAGCTCACCAATTATTTACAGTTAATTTATATTTGTTACGCTCCTGTTATTAAAACAGGTATAAATACCTGTTTTTCTATTCGGGTAATCTAGCGCATTTGTACGCTAAACCATTTCCGGATCTTTATCTGTATTGAACCAGTACATTAAACGACCGATTTATTTATGAAAGCTCCAGACCCTTTGTTTATTGCCTACTGGTTGGGTTATGCGAATCAAAAGATGATTATTGAAACACTGCCGGAAGGGATTGATGTGATCAATTTGTTTAGCCTTAGCCTGGATGCTGAAAAAACACTGCAGAATTTATACCTGACAAGTAATGGAATGAGCTGGGAAAATATCCTTTCAGGTGTCCGGGTGCAGCAGCAAAGAGGAGTTAGGGTACTGACTTCCATTGCGAGTGCTGTTCAGCCAAAAATTTCCTGGAATACCATCGCTGATCCCAAAAGTTTTGCCGCCAGTGTTTATGAATTGGTAGTCAATACCTGGGGGCTGGATGGAATTGATATAGACCCGGAAATGGGTGGCGATGTTCCTAACGATACTTTTATAAAAGTGATTATGGAGCTGGCCAAATACTTTGGACCACGTTCTGGAACAGGTAAAATCATGAGTTATGTCACCTATCAGTATTATGCTGATGAGCAATTGTTAAAGCGCTGCAATGCCTGTTTTGATTACGTATCTCTGGCTGGTTATCTCTGGGACGTAGAAACAATGATTCATCAGTTTGGATTATATGCCGGACTGGTAGGTGTTAAAAAGTTATTGATTGGTGTGCAGCCAGGGCATCATCAGCCCAATTCTTTAACAGATGCGATTCAGCTTTCTCAATGGCAGCCTGATAATGGCTTAAAAGGAGGGATGATGCTTTTTAATATCAATATCGACCAGGACTTTCATTATACCAGACAGCTGATAGAAGCACTTAAATCAACTGTGCAAAGAAATTAAAATATAGGAGCTCTCAAAACTTCTGGCGGAGGCAATTATTTATGTTGTTTCCGCTTTTTTGTTTAAAAGAGCGTTATAACTTTTCTATAGATTTTCCAAAATACCAGCATATCCAGCTAAAGAAAGGTGCAGCAATTACATCGGCTGTATAATGTACATGCTGAACCAATAGCAATACGCCAATAATTCCGGCAGCAATGAAAGCAATGGTTTTCTCTCGTTTATTTTCAAGGCATAAAGCACCTAAGAAGACAGTAGCCGTATGACCGGAGAAAAAAAGATCCTTGGTAATGATATTACCACGATAAAATAGAACAGAACATGGGTCTATTAAATCGATAATATCTTTTGGCGGATGCAATGGGACAATGGAAATGGTAATGATCCTGGCAGTACACAGAAATATATACGACCATAGTGCAGTAAGGCAGATGGACGTATTTCTGGACATACGGACAATGAAAAACACTGACATGCCGTAAAGGATAATAAAGATCCACCAGGAGACATC
It contains:
- a CDS encoding EndoS/ChiA family endoglycosidase; translation: MKAPDPLFIAYWLGYANQKMIIETLPEGIDVINLFSLSLDAEKTLQNLYLTSNGMSWENILSGVRVQQQRGVRVLTSIASAVQPKISWNTIADPKSFAASVYELVVNTWGLDGIDIDPEMGGDVPNDTFIKVIMELAKYFGPRSGTGKIMSYVTYQYYADEQLLKRCNACFDYVSLAGYLWDVETMIHQFGLYAGLVGVKKLLIGVQPGHHQPNSLTDAIQLSQWQPDNGLKGGMMLFNINIDQDFHYTRQLIEALKSTVQRN
- a CDS encoding phosphatase PAP2-related protein: MQFKQFSWQIAWDYPPFRLKFILGISILALILLFIPHFFAFVENREKGFILNDWVLANIPAIDVSWWIFIILYGMSVFFIVRMSRNTSICLTALWSYIFLCTARIITISIVPLHPPKDIIDLIDPCSVLFYRGNIITKDLFFSGHTATVFLGALCLENKREKTIAFIAAGIIGVLLLVQHVHYTADVIAAPFFSWICWYFGKSIEKL